A DNA window from Pseudodesulfovibrio thermohalotolerans contains the following coding sequences:
- a CDS encoding glucosamine 6-phosphate synthetase, with product MCGQVGIIFGRKRRRPDEQDYLREVFIRMLLHSEERGPHASGLAWLKIDGSHRIFKRPMRAHELVYEKPFQELLGQVDNETTILMGHTRWRTRGNEFNNRNNHPIRAGIVIGTHNGTIYNADYLFRRLGLPRFAEVDSELIFRLADRFAPEGPIDQEGLKKALALCRGQMSAVLASRLDPGTITVLKGNKPLCLRIHRQHRVVLYASEPAFIDFAVDFDPGWRELEVPPMTMLTIRHKDVRAIENSEFRFIPQERKGTLPEGVNA from the coding sequence ATGTGCGGACAAGTAGGCATCATCTTCGGCCGCAAGCGCAGACGGCCGGACGAGCAGGATTACCTGCGCGAGGTCTTCATCCGCATGCTGCTGCACAGCGAGGAGCGCGGCCCGCACGCCTCCGGTCTGGCCTGGCTCAAGATCGACGGCAGCCACCGGATCTTCAAGCGGCCGATGCGGGCGCACGAACTGGTCTACGAGAAGCCGTTCCAGGAGCTGCTCGGGCAGGTCGACAACGAGACCACCATCCTCATGGGCCACACCCGCTGGCGCACCCGGGGCAACGAGTTCAACAACCGCAACAACCATCCCATCCGGGCCGGGATCGTCATCGGTACCCACAACGGCACCATCTACAACGCCGATTATCTGTTCCGCCGTCTCGGGCTGCCGCGCTTCGCCGAAGTGGACAGCGAGCTGATCTTCCGCCTGGCCGACCGCTTCGCGCCCGAAGGCCCCATCGACCAGGAGGGCCTGAAGAAGGCGCTCGCCCTCTGTCGCGGCCAGATGAGCGCCGTGCTGGCCTCGCGGCTCGACCCCGGCACCATCACCGTGCTCAAGGGCAACAAACCGCTCTGCCTGCGCATCCACCGCCAGCACCGGGTGGTGCTCTACGCCTCGGAGCCAGCCTTCATCGACTTTGCCGTGGACTTTGATCCGGGCTGGCGCGAGCTGGAGGTGCCGCCCATGACCATGCTCACCATCCGCCACAAGGATGTGCGGGCCATCGAAAACAGCGAATTCCGCTTCATACCCCAGGAGCGCAAAGGGACACTGCCCGAAGGAGTGAATGCATGA
- a CDS encoding amidoligase family protein, translated as MNLKEIHYGIEIETVKRTREQIAWAIHSVVGGTVRHVGIPSSYDPWEVEDLRGRVWKVVGDASLTSVPAHLRAEVVSPVLGYDDIPQLQEAVRAIRRAGGKINSQCGIHIHIDAAPFDGRHLGNLAKIIYKQEPLILHALGISRDRLNRYTRPVSDELIQRIEQHRPRTKDQLNRIWYGYHNRQPQHYDNSRYHGVNLHNIWYRGTVEFRWFEATLHAGRIKAYLQFCLAVAAKALNGRAASSRKRDFDPQSAKYDFRVFLLHLGLIGDEFKTARKHLMANMPGDAAFKNGRPKPEEVLPDETTTHTNEAGQVPGLTV; from the coding sequence ATGAACCTGAAAGAGATCCACTACGGGATCGAGATCGAGACCGTAAAACGCACCCGGGAACAGATCGCCTGGGCCATCCACTCGGTGGTGGGCGGCACGGTCCGCCATGTCGGCATCCCCAGCAGCTATGACCCCTGGGAGGTCGAGGACCTGCGCGGCCGCGTCTGGAAGGTGGTGGGGGACGCCTCCCTGACCAGCGTCCCGGCCCATCTGCGGGCCGAGGTGGTCAGCCCGGTGCTCGGCTACGACGACATCCCGCAACTGCAGGAGGCGGTCCGGGCCATCCGCCGCGCCGGAGGCAAGATCAACAGCCAGTGCGGCATCCACATCCATATCGACGCCGCGCCCTTCGACGGCAGGCACCTGGGTAACCTGGCCAAGATCATCTACAAGCAGGAGCCGCTGATCCTCCACGCCCTCGGCATCAGCCGCGACCGGCTCAACCGCTACACCCGGCCGGTGAGCGACGAGCTGATCCAGCGCATCGAACAGCATCGCCCCCGCACCAAGGACCAGCTCAACCGCATCTGGTACGGCTATCACAACCGCCAGCCCCAGCACTACGACAACAGCCGCTACCACGGGGTCAACCTGCACAACATCTGGTACCGGGGCACGGTGGAGTTCCGCTGGTTCGAGGCGACCCTCCACGCGGGACGGATCAAGGCCTACCTGCAGTTCTGCCTCGCCGTCGCCGCCAAGGCGCTCAACGGTCGGGCCGCCTCCAGCCGCAAGCGGGACTTCGATCCCCAGAGCGCCAAGTACGACTTTCGAGTCTTCCTGCTCCACCTCGGCCTGATCGGCGACGAGTTTAAGACCGCCCGCAAGCATCTGATGGCCAACATGCCCGGCGACGCCGCCTTCAAGAACGGACGGCCTAAACCGGAGGAGGTCCTTCCGGACGAAACCACCACTCACACCAACGAGGCCGGGCAAGTTCCCGGCCTCACTGTTTAA
- a CDS encoding DUF5049 domain-containing protein: MKILIRSTRLSGEPIPGSGETLQAADCLEVVELMRGQTPFTASRAPRDYMTEVLSGIEGGPTQPLPEDAAAAAAEFLTRLARHGLIEFLPDDKASDPWPERFLEALETVRLSGRTNMLDHLEVTRLTAEMGYPEVAEWLTGHRREYAAFVLDGTRPLGKNFGGKEDPAPCADK, from the coding sequence ATGAAAATTCTGATCCGCTCCACCCGGCTTTCCGGCGAACCGATCCCCGGCAGCGGGGAAACCCTGCAGGCCGCCGACTGCCTCGAAGTTGTCGAACTGATGCGCGGCCAGACGCCGTTTACCGCCAGCCGAGCGCCCCGGGACTACATGACCGAGGTGCTCTCCGGCATCGAAGGCGGTCCGACCCAGCCGTTGCCGGAGGACGCCGCCGCTGCGGCCGCCGAGTTTCTCACCCGCCTGGCGCGGCACGGCCTGATCGAGTTCCTGCCCGACGACAAGGCCAGCGATCCCTGGCCGGAACGATTCCTCGAAGCCCTGGAAACGGTGCGGCTCTCCGGGCGCACCAACATGCTCGACCACCTGGAGGTGACCCGGCTGACCGCCGAGATGGGCTACCCAGAGGTGGCCGAGTGGCTGACGGGCCACCGGCGCGAGTACGCGGCCTTCGTCCTCGATGGGACAAGACCGCTCGGCAAGAACTTCGGCGGCAAGGAGGACCCGGCTCCATGTGCGGACAAGTAG
- a CDS encoding DUF4815 domain-containing protein, whose amino-acid sequence MSISRETFDPTKNYKRIRYHQDRDLLDSELNEQQDIINLERRKIADILFKEGSIIMGLEVSAAANVLTLAPGVVYIDGHLEQVSGATLTYDPATTSGADYVYVELLKYNYGYTQDPALINPATGEPTAEREKWALSLKATDTSGQTLPNNVAERRVIPIYKFDRESGDVTPTVQEKSNLYLRDLLGTLPGSRITVSSITEDQLSFAAAEGLNSLIQNLAERTFDQAGSYLVRGFDTFIGGVDDDSVEAITNAGRAYIQGFRHQRDLPTSTLVPKSIATKSVRGEQKTFDINKHRYPVNSTPLKETTQVEAIVEITRNVTRGSVGGGEDLLDPNPVVDILEVSQGATIFQEGVDWQQSGNHVDWLGSGNEPAIGTTYTVRWTYTKQMVKGTDYVDSGWFGQANHPAAGNYFYLVTAYNATGETAFNAAAVIARATAAGEMNKLSWLPVSGATGYRVYRAATNGARTDYKRLMELGSEALSYVDDGVEEIGTVSPPATNTAGLTMSPVQLELGNLNVINFGRGSLGDQPVNGSNCSLDYDYYLGRRDIVYATTTEIKRLEGAPADFPKLPIVPENALGLCSIDCPPNSTDMEIRNFGLTRITMDQIHDIIQDVEDLKYNDAQYQMNNELQNRDAQTKKGIYSDDFSNTAQSDIYHAEWDARVNEIARFVAPDRIPHSTVLSVDQAGSVATFFGSLALLPGNETVLVEQNDWSEERNINPYAVFDKPPAMLQITPNLGRRGQTGIAVTGINFTPSKSGIVLRCDGQVMASNLISDEAGRVSASFTIPTNARNGNRIVEMADGVYSARASLQINDPLVITRIERIIENRIIRVPVVQVVWRTQTIFVPRDPLAQTFSFTQNQVISSIGLQFTARDPSIPVTVQIRGVTTGLPNGVVFAEKVLAPNEISLSGETRIRFDDPFYAEANTSYSVVLLTNSTNYKVRTATLGKMGRWGIITRQTYMEGVLLESSNAETWTPLNGSDLAMKIYGYNFQSEGMIRFQPITGVQFSDINLDEYSAIPQGTGLDWEYSTDGGVTWDAMVPAEEERLPNLATRVQIRVRLSSSLSNDTPAINFRDVNLVGYLNKTTGAYLTRENELTQGVESTKAYVQMQIPSGTTLQWFASNDGGLTWEAMTIQDTRPIDENWTEYTLVRTFTDNTGNKVRYKAEMTGTPLIYPRIHSLGATLS is encoded by the coding sequence ATGAGCATCTCACGCGAGACATTCGACCCGACCAAGAACTACAAGCGCATCCGCTACCATCAGGATCGCGACCTGCTGGATTCCGAACTCAACGAGCAGCAGGACATCATCAACCTGGAGCGGCGCAAGATCGCCGACATCCTGTTCAAGGAAGGCTCCATCATCATGGGCCTCGAGGTCAGCGCGGCCGCCAACGTCCTGACCCTGGCCCCGGGCGTGGTCTACATCGACGGCCATCTCGAACAGGTGAGCGGCGCGACCCTGACCTATGATCCGGCCACCACCAGCGGAGCCGATTACGTCTATGTGGAGCTGCTGAAGTACAACTACGGCTACACCCAGGACCCGGCCCTGATCAATCCGGCCACCGGCGAGCCCACCGCCGAGCGGGAAAAATGGGCGCTCTCCCTCAAGGCGACGGACACCAGCGGCCAGACGCTGCCCAACAACGTGGCCGAGCGCCGGGTGATCCCGATCTACAAGTTCGACCGGGAGAGCGGCGACGTCACGCCCACGGTGCAGGAGAAGTCCAACCTCTACCTGCGGGATCTGCTGGGCACGCTGCCGGGCAGCCGGATCACCGTCTCCTCGATCACCGAGGACCAGCTCTCCTTCGCCGCCGCCGAAGGGCTCAATTCCCTGATTCAGAATCTGGCCGAACGCACCTTCGACCAGGCCGGAAGCTATCTGGTGCGGGGCTTCGACACCTTCATCGGCGGCGTCGACGACGACAGCGTGGAGGCGATCACCAACGCCGGACGCGCCTACATCCAGGGCTTCCGGCATCAGCGCGATCTGCCCACTTCGACCCTGGTGCCCAAATCCATCGCCACCAAGTCGGTGCGCGGGGAGCAGAAGACCTTCGACATCAACAAGCACCGCTATCCGGTCAACTCCACGCCGCTCAAGGAGACGACCCAGGTGGAGGCCATCGTCGAGATTACCCGCAACGTCACTCGCGGCTCGGTGGGCGGCGGCGAAGACCTGCTCGACCCCAATCCCGTGGTGGACATCCTCGAGGTCAGCCAAGGGGCGACCATCTTCCAGGAGGGCGTGGACTGGCAACAGTCGGGCAACCATGTCGACTGGCTCGGCTCCGGCAACGAACCGGCCATCGGCACCACCTACACGGTGCGCTGGACCTACACCAAGCAGATGGTCAAGGGCACCGACTACGTGGACAGCGGCTGGTTCGGGCAGGCCAACCATCCGGCGGCCGGAAACTACTTCTATCTGGTGACTGCCTACAACGCCACCGGCGAGACGGCCTTCAACGCCGCTGCGGTCATCGCCCGGGCAACCGCCGCCGGGGAGATGAACAAGCTCTCCTGGCTGCCGGTCAGCGGCGCGACTGGCTATCGCGTCTACCGGGCCGCCACCAACGGCGCACGCACCGACTACAAGCGCCTGATGGAACTGGGCAGCGAGGCGCTATCCTACGTCGACGACGGCGTCGAGGAGATCGGCACCGTTTCGCCTCCGGCCACCAACACCGCCGGGCTCACCATGTCGCCAGTGCAGCTCGAGCTGGGTAACCTCAACGTGATCAATTTCGGGCGCGGCAGCCTCGGCGATCAGCCGGTGAACGGCTCCAACTGCAGCCTGGACTACGACTATTACCTCGGCCGCCGCGACATCGTTTACGCCACCACCACCGAGATCAAACGGCTGGAAGGGGCTCCGGCGGATTTTCCGAAGCTGCCCATCGTGCCGGAAAACGCCCTGGGGCTGTGCAGCATCGACTGCCCGCCCAACTCCACCGACATGGAGATCCGCAACTTCGGCCTGACCCGCATCACCATGGACCAGATCCACGACATCATCCAAGACGTCGAGGACCTGAAGTACAACGACGCCCAGTACCAGATGAACAACGAGCTGCAGAACCGGGACGCCCAGACCAAGAAAGGCATCTACTCGGACGACTTCTCGAACACCGCCCAGTCAGACATCTACCACGCCGAATGGGACGCCCGAGTCAACGAGATCGCCCGGTTCGTCGCGCCGGACCGTATTCCGCACTCCACGGTGCTCTCGGTCGATCAGGCGGGCAGCGTTGCTACCTTCTTCGGCAGCCTGGCGCTGTTGCCGGGCAACGAGACCGTGCTGGTGGAGCAGAACGACTGGTCCGAGGAGCGCAACATCAACCCCTATGCCGTGTTCGACAAGCCCCCGGCCATGCTGCAGATCACGCCCAACCTCGGGCGGCGCGGCCAGACCGGCATCGCCGTCACCGGCATCAACTTCACCCCGAGCAAATCCGGCATCGTACTGCGCTGCGACGGCCAGGTGATGGCCAGCAACCTGATCAGCGACGAGGCCGGTCGGGTCAGCGCCTCCTTCACCATCCCGACCAACGCCCGCAACGGCAACCGCATCGTGGAGATGGCCGACGGCGTCTACTCGGCCCGGGCCAGCCTGCAGATCAACGATCCGCTGGTCATCACCCGCATCGAGCGCATCATCGAGAACCGCATCATCCGCGTGCCCGTGGTGCAGGTGGTCTGGCGCACCCAGACCATCTTCGTGCCCCGCGATCCGCTGGCCCAGACTTTCAGCTTCACCCAAAACCAGGTGATTTCCAGCATCGGACTGCAGTTCACCGCCAGGGACCCGAGCATTCCGGTCACGGTGCAGATTCGCGGCGTCACCACCGGTCTGCCCAACGGCGTGGTGTTCGCCGAGAAAGTGCTGGCCCCGAACGAGATCAGCCTGAGCGGCGAGACCCGCATTCGCTTCGACGACCCGTTCTACGCCGAGGCCAACACCAGCTATTCCGTGGTGCTGCTGACCAACAGCACCAATTACAAGGTGCGCACCGCCACCCTCGGCAAGATGGGCCGCTGGGGCATCATCACCCGGCAGACCTACATGGAAGGCGTGCTGCTGGAGAGCTCCAACGCCGAGACCTGGACGCCGCTCAACGGCTCCGACCTGGCGATGAAGATCTACGGCTACAACTTCCAGTCCGAGGGGATGATTCGCTTTCAGCCGATCACCGGCGTGCAGTTCTCCGACATCAACCTCGACGAATACTCGGCCATCCCCCAGGGTACCGGTCTCGACTGGGAATACTCCACCGACGGCGGCGTGACCTGGGACGCCATGGTTCCCGCCGAGGAGGAACGGCTGCCCAACCTCGCCACCCGGGTCCAGATCCGCGTGCGCCTGAGCAGCTCGCTTTCCAACGACACTCCGGCCATCAACTTTCGCGACGTCAACCTGGTGGGCTACCTCAACAAGACCACCGGGGCCTACCTGACCCGCGAGAACGAGCTGACCCAGGGTGTGGAATCGACCAAAGCCTATGTGCAGATGCAGATCCCCAGTGGCACCACCCTGCAGTGGTTCGCCAGCAACGACGGCGGCCTGACCTGGGAGGCGATGACCATCCAGGACACCCGGCCCATCGACGAGAACTGGACCGAGTACACCCTGGTGCGCACCTTCACCGACAACACCGGCAACAAGGTGCGCTACAAAGCCGAGATGACCGGCACGCCGCTGATCTACCCGCGCATCCATTCGCTGGGCGCGACCCTGAGCTAA